The nucleotide window ATTGTCAATTATCAATTGTTGAACGGATCTAGCATAATAATGTATGATCCTAGAAATTAAAGTTTTAAACCTCTTAATTCTTTATCAATAAGTATTATTATTAGAGATCTATATATTTTTTTCCCTCAAACGGTTTAGATATTTTATCTCTTTTAACTGAACGATCGCTTTTTATATTTTCTTCACATTTATGAGTTTTTTTTTATTGACAAATTCGCAAAGATAGATAATTATTGTATAGTCAGGTTTTTTCGAGTCTGATGACTCAATAACCCAAAATAACCAAGAAATAAAAGCTATATTGGGAGTTTCTCAATCATGAAAAAAATCGTCAGTGCGTTATTACTGGCTCTTTGTTTGTGTGCTGTTGTAGTGACTGGTTTTCCTCAAAAAGCATTTGCTGCTCACGCCTATTTAACCATCAAGGATATTCAGTGTCCTACTGTTAGCGATGGTTACTTTGTAAGATATATCTTAAGCTGGAAATCAGAAGAAGAAGTTCCCTCAATTCCAGAGGTTAATGAGATGACCAAATTCTGGCCTAGCACTTCATCTGATGGAGATTGTGGTCCTGGTACTAATAGAGTAATAAACGTTAACCAAAAATTCCAGTTTCCCGTAGATTTAGATATGGAACTAGAACCAGCAGTTGGTGAAGGTTCTACTCCTTTAAGTCATTCGATTATTCCAGCTACTCAAAATTATGAGGGTACTACTACTGCAACCAATAATGGTGGCGGATACAAAACTATCATTAATTACTCAGTTACTTTCGAGTAATCCCTAAAATTTTACGGTTAGACTTGGGGGAAAAAGTTTCCCCCAACTTAATTAGTTAAAATTACTTTGATGTAAAATTAACCGATTTCCCGCCGGATCATAAGCATAAATTTCTCGTCCATGAGAAGCAATAGTTATGTCTCCTGGAGGCGGATATCCTAGATCTTTTAAAAGAGCGATCGCAACGTCTAAATTTTCCACTTCAAAACATAAACTCATCCCACTTTTAGCCGAGTCAGAAAATTCTAACTGATGACTTTTTTTCGGGCTAAAAATTCCCAATCTTAACCCTGATAACTTAAATTCTGCATAAACATTAGGAATAAAAGGCTCAGGGTTTTGGGCGAATAAAGTGCTATAAAATTCAACTAAACGGTCAAATTCAATAGCTCCTAAAGTAACAAAAACATCGTGATAATTCAAAGCCATATTTATAGCAGGGGGCAGGAGGCAGAAGGCAGGAGGCAGGAGGATAAATGTTGACTCCCATGTTTGTTTGAGGTTTCAAAAATGTCCTAACCCCCTTGGCGTTTGCTATATTTTTTAACTAGGGTGGAAAATAACCACCCAAATAGAAATTATAGAGGTTTTCAGGACGATCTAGGTCTATTTACCTCTACCTCCTGCCCTCTGCTTTATCACGGTAAAGTCAAAATGTCAACCCCATCATCAGTAACCGCAAGGGTATGTTCAAACTGAGCAGAGAGTTTACCATCTTTAGTAATTGCTGTCCAACCATCCTCTAAAATAACCGCTTCCCATGTCCCCTCATTAATCATCGGTTCAATGGTAAACACCATACCGGGGCGGAGTCGTTTACCTTTTCCTTTTATCCCATAATGGGGAACTTGAGGGGCAGTATGAAAATCTCTGCCAATACCATGACCAACAAAATCTCTCACCACAGAAAACCCGTGAGATTCTGCATAATCTTGAATTACCGCCCCAATATCGCCGATTTTTGACCCCGGTTTAACCGTAGCAATTGCCCGTTTTAAACATTCTTCGGTGACTTCTACTAATTTTTTAGCCGTAGGGGAAGGCGTACCCACAAAAAAAGTTC belongs to Gloeothece citriformis PCC 7424 and includes:
- a CDS encoding glyoxalase/bleomycin resistance/dioxygenase family protein, which produces MALNYHDVFVTLGAIEFDRLVEFYSTLFAQNPEPFIPNVYAEFKLSGLRLGIFSPKKSHQLEFSDSAKSGMSLCFEVENLDVAIALLKDLGYPPPGDITIASHGREIYAYDPAGNRLILHQSNFN
- the map gene encoding type I methionyl aminopeptidase — encoded protein: MGNETITLLSKREIEKMRQAGRLAAQLLDHLAPMIQPGISTLEINDEAERWTQAHGAKSAPLGYHGFPKSICTSVNHVICHGIPNEGHILQEGDIINVDVTPILDGYHGDSSRTFFVGTPSPTAKKLVEVTEECLKRAIATVKPGSKIGDIGAVIQDYAESHGFSVVRDFVGHGIGRDFHTAPQVPHYGIKGKGKRLRPGMVFTIEPMINEGTWEAVILEDGWTAITKDGKLSAQFEHTLAVTDDGVDILTLP